The following coding sequences lie in one Arachis stenosperma cultivar V10309 chromosome 5, arast.V10309.gnm1.PFL2, whole genome shotgun sequence genomic window:
- the LOC130980482 gene encoding uncharacterized protein LOC130980482 has product MTRFAEAIIEIPDLDPAVHLHALKAGLRPGKFRETIAVTKPKTLEEFQKRAAGQIEINELREAERAERKQPRREEDRTTKSANSKDSRKPFKLTPKFDNYTRFNTKRERIIKEILNAKIIKPPARAGSYQDQRFVDKSKHCAFHQNYGHTTDECVIAKDLLERLARQGLLDKYIEGRKHKENGRGREERQQTPGNKEDNKLSNNAPPKGIINCIFGGFAGGGETTSARK; this is encoded by the coding sequence ATGACCAGATTTGCAGAAGCAATAATCGAGATACCGGATCTGGACCCCGCCGTCCACCTACACGCCCTTAAGGCCGGTCTCCGACCCGGGAAGTTCAGGGAAACAATTGCGGTTACCAAACCGAAGACGCTGGAGGAATTTCAGAAAAGGGCAGCCGGACAAATAGAGATCAATGAGCTCCGCGAAGCCGAACGAGCAGAAAGAAAACAACCTAGGAGGGAAGAGGACAGAACCACGAAATCGGCAAACAGCAAGGACTCCCGAAAGCCATTCAAGCTTACCCCAAAATTCGACAACTACACCAGATTTAACACAAAGAGGGAAAGGATAATCAAAGAGATACTCAACGCTAAAATCATAAAACCTCCGGCCAGAGCAGGGAGCTATCAAGATCAGCGATTTGTGGACAAAAGTAAACACTGTGCCTTCCATCAGAACTACGGGCATACAACTGATGAATGCGTGATAGCAAAAGACTTGTTAGAAAGACTAGCTCGACAAGGCCTCCTGGATAAATACATCGAAGGCAGGAAACATAAAGAAAACGGCAGAGGCCGAGAAGAACGCCAACAAACTCCGGGAAACAAGGAAGACAACAAATTGTCAAACAACGCTCCACCAAAAGGGATCATCAACTGCATATTTGGAGGATTTGCCGGGGGAGGCGAAACAACCTCGGCGCGAAAATGA
- the LOC130980483 gene encoding uncharacterized protein LOC130980483, with protein sequence MPGIDPDVICHKLATDRAIRPIAQKNRNLGAEKSKGSPRKNQKALQCQLHQRDPLHHMAVKCGNGKEKFRKNTKTNILRQQSHATSRTKVSENRAAGPNTGDNGEKTQTLLSKPPDNCKNEPTIKANTDKIRTSWTTDQMFQSRPILKAHILADFISELTPDEHHYNKAWELHVDGASSREGSGAGIVLKEGDKVIAEQSLQFHFSASNNQAEYGALIAGLRLAINLQVHSLTTHCDSLLVVQQIRGDIQVKDPLLERYWLIAKDLISKFSSFIILHVHREKNVRADILSKLATTRADTQTSALSQLTLKKPSIELLSITNINHLRDWKTPFLKYINAGTIPKDELNSQHFRRKASLYTNIAGELYKRGFSQPLLKCLNKDEAEEVMDEVHKGVCGNHIGGRALAAKIIRTGYYWPTMKSRGCIAKVKACDNCQKHAAVSMKPAEVLHSIEVSWPFHRWRLDILGPFPIASSQVKFLLVSIDYFSKWIEAQPLARITAKKVRSFIWKNIICRFGIPKEIISDNGRQFRDNKLASFLKNFNILHHFSSVEHLQTNGQAEAANRVILQAIKKKLKNAKGGWAKLIPEILWSYNTTVQSTMGETPFKLVYGSKALIPVEVGIPTIRTELYDKQHNTNARNAELDLTKEDREITAIKQKAKKQLAERKHNKKVVPRTFSEGDLVLRRTEDARRLPSHGKLAANWEGPFRVTKVLEKGAYQLQTLQGEPVSGN encoded by the exons atgccaggcatagacccaGACGTCATTTGCCACAAACTCGCCACTGACAGAGCAATCCGGCCTATAGCTCAAAAGAACAGAAACCTCGGAGCAGAAAAATCTAAAGGCAGCCCTAGAAAAAACCAGAAAGCTCTTCAGTGCCAACTTCATCAAAGAGATCCGCTTCACCACATGGCTGTCAAATGTGGTAATGGTAAGGAAAAATTCAG aaaaaacacaaaaaccaATATACTTCGTCAACAGAGTCATGCAACCAGCCGAACGAAAGTATCCGAGAATAGAGCAGCTGGCCCTAACACTGGTGACAACGGCGAGAAGACTCAGACACTACTTTCAAAGCCACCCGATAATTGTAAGAACGAACCAACCATTAAGGCAAATACTGACAAAATCAGAACTAGCTGGACGACTGACCAAATG TTCCAATCAAGACCGATCCTGAAAGCACATATCCTCGCAGACTTCATCTCTGAGCTCACCCCTGACGAGCACCACTACAACAAGGCCTGGGAACTACATGTTGATGGGGCATCAAGCCGAGAAGGAAGCGGGGCCGGGATAGTCCTGAAAGAGGGAGACAAAGTGATAGCTGAGCAATCCCTCCAATTCCACTTCTCAGCGAGTAATAATCAGGCCGAGTATGGGGCACTCATAGCAGGACTCAGGCTCGCCATCAACCTACAAGTACATAGCCTGACGACGCACTGTGATTCCCTCTTGGTGGTTCAACAAATCCGAGGAGATATTCAGGTAAAAGATCCCTTGCTGGAGCGGTATTGGCTCATAGCAAAGGATCTCATTTCAAAATTCAGCTCGTTCATCATATTGCATGTGCATAGAGAAAAGAATGTTAGAGCGGACATATTATCTAAACTTGCTACCACTAGGGCGGACACCCAAACATCAGCACTATCACAACTCACACTTAAAAAGCCTAGCATTGAACTTTTATCTATAACAAACATTAACCATCTCCGAGACTGGAAAACACCTTTTCTTAAGTACATCAATGCAGGTACCATACCCAAAGACGAGCTTAACTCGCAACACTTTAGACGAAAGGCAAGTCTATACACAAACATAGCCGGAGAACTATACAAGCGCGGCTTCTCACAACCATTACTAAAATGCCTAAACAAAGATGAAGCAGAAGAGGTAATGGACGAGGTTCACAAGGGCGTATGTGGAAACCACATCGGAGGACGAGCTCTCGCCGCTAAGATCATCCGAACAGGATACTATTGGCCAACTATGAAAAGTAGAGGCTGCATAGCAAAGGTCAAGGCATGCGACAACTGTCAGAAGCATGCCGCCGTCTCTATGAAGCCTGCCGAAGTCTTACACAGCATAGAGGTAAGTTGGCCTTTCCACAGATGGAGGCTCGACATCCTCGGCCCATTTCCAATAGCTTCAAGCCAGGTAAAATTTCTTTTAGTATCAATAGACTATTTCtccaaatggatagaagcacAGCCACTAGCAAGAATAACTGCCAAAAAGGTACGATCTTTCATATGGAAAAACATCATATGCCGATTTGGAATACCAAAGGAGATAATATCGGACAATGGTAGACAATTCAGAGATAACAAACTCGCAtcatttctaaaaaattttaacatattGCATCATTTTAGCTCGGTCGAACACCTACAAACCAATGGACAGGCCGAAGCTGCTAACCGAGTTATATTGCAGGCAATAAAGAAAAAGCTCAAAAATGCGAAAGGAGGATGGGCGAAATTAATTCCAGAAATATTATGGAGCTATAACACAACAGTACAATCCACCATGGGGGAAACACCTTTCAAACTAGTTTATGGGTCGAAAGCATTAATCCCAGTTGAAGTCGGCATTCCTACAATAAGAACCGAGCTATACGATAAACAACACAATACAAACGCAAGAAACGCCGAGCTTGATCTGACCAAAGAGGACAGAGAAATCACCGCCATCAAACAAAAAGCCAAGAAACAATTGGCAGAAAGAAAGCACAACAAGAAGGTTGTGCCGAGGACATTCAGCGAAGGCGACCTAGTACTCCGACGAACAGAAGACGCAAGGCGACTCCCTTCACATGGAAAGCTCGCAGCAAATTGGGAAGGACCTTTCCGAGTAACCAAAGTGCTCGAAAAGGGGGCTTATCAACTCCAAACACTACAAGGCGAACCAGTCTCAGGAAACTGA